In the genome of Staphylococcus durrellii, one region contains:
- a CDS encoding sugar efflux transporter yields the protein MFIQLLHIKNYKLFVFNMMLLGMGIAITIPYLVLFATNDLGMTTTQYGLLLALAAISQFTVNSIVARFSDTKNINRKFLIIAALLMGAMSFGIYFYIREIWIFIAMYAIFQGLFAPAMPQMYASARESINASASKDRAKFANAVLRSMFSFGFLFGPLIGNGLLALKGYAGLFGGTVGIILFTLVLQVLFFKDIKSAPNTTDMNYVETAAPNMLKDKTLIIPFLAFILLHIGQWMYTLNMPLFVTKYLGESEKYVGYLASLCAALEVPFMVLLGILSAKLQTRTLLIFGGLFGGLFFLSIGFFDSVKMMLVGQVFLALFLAILLGLGISYFQDILPAFPGYASTLFANAMVIGQLCGNLLGGAMSYWVGLGNVFYVSATSLLVGMVLIFFTKDHKYTEEVTE from the coding sequence ATGTTTATACAACTGTTACACATTAAAAATTATAAATTATTTGTATTCAATATGATGTTACTAGGTATGGGCATTGCAATCACTATCCCTTATCTTGTGCTTTTTGCGACAAATGATTTAGGTATGACGACGACACAATATGGTTTGTTGTTGGCTTTAGCGGCAATCAGTCAGTTTACTGTTAATTCAATCGTTGCCAGGTTCTCAGATACGAAAAATATTAATCGTAAGTTTTTAATTATCGCGGCACTATTAATGGGTGCTATGAGTTTCGGCATTTATTTCTACATAAGAGAGATATGGATTTTTATAGCAATGTACGCAATATTTCAAGGTTTGTTTGCCCCAGCCATGCCGCAAATGTATGCTTCTGCAAGAGAATCTATTAATGCTTCTGCATCAAAAGATAGAGCAAAATTTGCGAATGCTGTCTTGAGGTCCATGTTTTCTTTTGGATTCTTATTTGGACCTTTAATAGGCAATGGCTTATTAGCACTTAAAGGGTACGCCGGATTATTCGGCGGTACAGTTGGTATTATTTTATTCACTTTAGTTCTACAAGTGTTGTTCTTTAAAGATATTAAATCAGCACCTAATACAACTGATATGAATTATGTCGAAACGGCGGCACCTAATATGCTTAAAGACAAAACTTTAATTATACCTTTTTTAGCATTTATTTTATTGCATATTGGACAGTGGATGTACACGTTAAATATGCCATTATTTGTAACGAAATATTTGGGTGAAAGTGAAAAGTATGTGGGTTACTTAGCTAGTTTATGTGCGGCACTTGAAGTACCATTTATGGTGTTATTAGGTATTTTATCTGCTAAATTACAAACGAGAACTTTATTAATATTTGGCGGGCTTTTTGGTGGGCTATTTTTCTTAAGCATTGGCTTCTTTGATAGTGTGAAGATGATGCTAGTCGGACAAGTATTTCTTGCTCTTTTTTTAGCTATCTTATTGGGATTAGGTATTAGTTATTTCCAAGATATTTTACCGGCTTTTCCAGGTTATGCGTCTACACTTTTTGCCAATGCAATGGTTATAGGTCAATTATGTGGTAATTTATTAGGTGGTGCCATGAGTTATTGGGTAGGATTAGGTAATGTATTCTATGTGTCTGCAACATCGCTACTTGTAGGAATGGTACTTATTTTCTTTACTAAAGATCACAAATATACAGAAGAAGTTACGGAGTAG
- a CDS encoding LysR family transcriptional regulator produces MKVDDYRLITTLDETKTLRKAAEILYISQPAVTQRLKAIENAFGVDIFIRTKKQLITTTEGSMIIEHAKEMLKKERLFLDKMQAHIGEVNGTISIGCSSLIGQTLLPEVLNLYTRQFPNVEIQVQVGSSEQIKANHRDYHVMIIRGNKLMNLNNTHLFNDQHYFIHPHNRRDEVSKLPFIEFQADPVYINQIKEWYSNHLGQDYHAMITVDQVATCKEMLLNGVGVTILPEIMMKNMDKEQFDFKRVDIESHPLIRSTYLSYDGSMVQLPQVESFINLVMEYVK; encoded by the coding sequence ATGAAGGTTGACGATTATCGTTTAATTACGACTTTAGATGAGACCAAAACGTTAAGAAAGGCTGCAGAGATTTTATATATTTCTCAACCGGCAGTTACACAAAGGTTAAAAGCAATCGAAAATGCATTCGGTGTAGACATTTTTATTCGTACGAAAAAGCAATTGATAACAACAACAGAAGGGTCAATGATTATTGAACACGCGAAAGAAATGTTGAAAAAAGAAAGGCTATTTTTAGATAAGATGCAAGCGCATATAGGTGAAGTTAATGGTACGATATCTATAGGATGTTCATCACTTATAGGACAAACTTTATTGCCAGAGGTGCTTAACTTATATACGCGACAATTTCCTAACGTTGAAATACAAGTACAAGTAGGTTCGAGTGAACAAATTAAAGCAAATCATAGAGACTATCACGTCATGATAATAAGAGGCAATAAGTTGATGAATTTAAATAATACACATTTATTTAATGATCAACATTATTTTATACATCCACATAATAGACGCGACGAAGTAAGTAAATTACCTTTTATTGAGTTTCAAGCCGATCCAGTATATATAAATCAAATCAAAGAATGGTATAGCAATCATTTAGGACAAGATTACCATGCTATGATAACTGTGGACCAAGTTGCCACCTGTAAAGAAATGCTACTAAACGGCGTAGGGGTAACTATTTTACCTGAAATTATGATGAAGAATATGGATAAAGAACAGTTTGATTTTAAACGTGTTGATATTGAATCTCATCCGTTAATTCGTTCTACATATTTGAGTTATGATGGTAGCATGGTACAACTACCACAAGTAGAATCATTTATTAACTTGGTGATGGAATACGTCAAATAA
- a CDS encoding DUF402 domain-containing protein, producing the protein MKVKYIDKRHWRRIVDRDYVEVKVNNNKFKGIIGLVTMKKVREPLEVSVVGQQITVADDNYQWLQILPEKKRYSITVMIDNEGNPLEYYFDINIKNITQKGNARTLDLFLDVLVLPNGEYELVDEEDLQRALSQGQITKKQYHEAYVIAHQLMIKIDKDFPQMQEKIMYCFHKIKHKTSGHKQNKFNKGKTHHKKHTHPRHKENQQNEN; encoded by the coding sequence GTGAAAGTAAAATATATCGATAAACGTCACTGGCGTCGAATCGTAGATAGAGACTATGTAGAGGTAAAGGTCAATAATAATAAATTTAAAGGTATTATTGGCTTAGTAACTATGAAAAAGGTACGTGAGCCACTAGAGGTTTCAGTAGTTGGTCAACAAATCACTGTAGCAGATGATAATTATCAGTGGTTACAAATATTACCTGAAAAGAAGCGTTATAGTATTACCGTTATGATTGATAATGAAGGTAATCCATTAGAGTATTATTTTGACATAAATATTAAAAATATTACGCAAAAAGGTAATGCAAGAACTTTGGATTTGTTTTTAGATGTATTAGTACTACCTAATGGTGAATATGAGTTGGTTGATGAAGAAGATTTGCAACGTGCGTTATCTCAAGGTCAAATAACTAAGAAGCAATATCACGAAGCATATGTTATTGCACATCAGTTAATGATTAAAATTGATAAAGATTTTCCACAAATGCAAGAAAAAATCATGTATTGTTTCCACAAAATTAAGCACAAAACGTCTGGGCATAAACAAAATAAATTTAATAAAGGTAAGACACATCATAAAAAACATACACATCCGCGTCACAAAGAAAATCAGCAAAATGAAAACTAG
- a CDS encoding 5-methyltetrahydropteroyltriglutamate--homocysteine S-methyltransferase — protein MTVLNRPFRADHVGSLLRPKRLKEARTQFQNNEISATDLQKVEDEEIERIIEKQLEVGLHSITDGEFRRSWWHFDFLENLDGVQGYTPEHGLSFEGVETRSHNVRIVDKVRFNKDHPHFDHFKFLFNKVGDRGIAKVSIPSPNQLFHPDILNDEIYPDIRDYAHDVAQAYHQSLQTFYDLGARYIQLDDVYWANLTSGTQKTRGRDRSEEEKEHARQLAYSVINEAIQGLPEDLLITTHICRGNYKSTWAISGGYEPIAPYLFKEQLGGFFLEYDDDRSGDFEPLRYFPENSAAVLGLFTSKSGELENKASILARIEEAKKYISEDQICLSPQCGFASTEEGNQLTEEEQWNKLAYVVEVANDVFNTAK, from the coding sequence ATGACAGTTTTAAACAGACCATTTCGCGCCGACCATGTAGGTAGCTTACTTAGGCCAAAAAGATTAAAAGAAGCTAGAACACAGTTTCAAAACAATGAAATTTCAGCTACAGATTTGCAGAAAGTAGAAGATGAAGAAATTGAACGTATCATAGAAAAACAATTAGAAGTAGGATTACATAGTATTACAGACGGTGAATTTAGAAGAAGTTGGTGGCATTTTGACTTCTTAGAAAATTTAGACGGTGTTCAAGGATACACACCAGAACATGGGCTATCGTTTGAAGGAGTTGAAACACGTAGTCATAATGTACGCATTGTAGATAAAGTTCGATTTAACAAAGACCATCCTCATTTTGATCACTTTAAATTTTTATTTAATAAAGTCGGAGATCGTGGCATTGCAAAAGTATCTATTCCAAGCCCTAATCAATTATTCCATCCAGACATTTTAAATGATGAAATATACCCAGATATTCGAGACTATGCGCATGACGTAGCTCAAGCTTATCACCAATCTTTACAAACATTTTATGATTTAGGCGCACGCTACATTCAATTAGACGACGTATATTGGGCGAACTTAACTTCAGGTACACAAAAAACAAGAGGTCGTGATCGTTCAGAAGAAGAAAAAGAACACGCTAGACAATTAGCTTATTCAGTTATTAACGAAGCGATCCAAGGATTACCTGAGGATTTATTAATCACAACGCATATCTGTCGTGGTAATTATAAATCTACATGGGCAATTTCTGGTGGTTATGAACCTATAGCGCCATATCTATTTAAAGAACAACTTGGTGGCTTTTTCTTAGAATACGATGATGACCGCTCAGGCGATTTCGAACCTTTACGCTATTTCCCAGAAAATAGTGCAGCCGTACTAGGTTTATTCACTTCAAAAAGTGGAGAACTAGAAAATAAAGCATCAATTTTAGCGCGTATTGAGGAAGCAAAAAAATATATTAGTGAAGACCAAATATGTTTAAGTCCTCAATGTGGTTTCGCTTCAACTGAAGAAGGTAATCAATTAACAGAAGAGGAACAATGGAACAAATTAGCTTATGTAGTAGAAGTTGCTAATGATGTCTTCAACACTGCAAAATAA
- a CDS encoding cupin domain-containing protein: protein MCSNIEKLIDQLQLKPHPEGGYFREVIKDNSSELARAPYSSIYFLLSHDNISHFHRIDADEIWYHHKGNSLLVHMISPEGQYECISLGKEITKGDVLQYVVPKGTIFASSIANEEGYALVGCMCQPAFDFNNFKIFTQNELKQRFPHLNNIIERYAIAEI, encoded by the coding sequence ATGTGTTCAAACATTGAAAAGTTGATAGATCAATTACAGTTGAAACCCCACCCAGAAGGTGGCTATTTCAGGGAAGTTATTAAGGATAATAGTAGTGAATTAGCACGTGCGCCATATTCTAGTATTTATTTCTTATTGTCACATGATAATATATCGCACTTTCACCGTATAGATGCTGATGAAATATGGTATCACCATAAGGGGAATTCATTATTAGTGCATATGATTAGTCCAGAAGGTCAGTATGAATGCATTAGTTTGGGTAAGGAAATTACTAAAGGCGATGTGTTACAATATGTAGTGCCAAAAGGGACGATATTTGCTTCGTCAATAGCTAATGAAGAAGGCTATGCTTTAGTAGGTTGTATGTGCCAACCTGCGTTTGACTTTAATAACTTCAAAATATTTACTCAGAATGAACTAAAACAACGCTTTCCACATTTAAATAACATTATAGAACGGTATGCGATAGCAGAAATTTAG
- a CDS encoding YebC/PmpR family DNA-binding transcriptional regulator: MGRKWNNIKEKKAQKDKNTSRIYAKFGKEIYVAAKSGEPNPESNQNLRLTLERAKTYSVPNHIIEKAIEKAKGAGEENYDHLRYEGFGPSGSMIIVDALTNNVNRTASDVRAAFGKNGGNMGVSGSVAYMFDHTAVFGIEGYTVDDILEQLMENDIDVRDVADEEGLTIVYAEPDQFAQVQDTLKEFGVNEFKVAEFEMLPQSDVALSDEDQEVFEKLVDALEDLEDVQNVFHNVELN; the protein is encoded by the coding sequence ATGGGTCGTAAATGGAATAATATAAAAGAGAAAAAAGCCCAAAAAGATAAAAATACCAGTCGTATATATGCTAAATTTGGTAAAGAGATTTATGTTGCTGCGAAATCAGGAGAACCTAACCCAGAGTCAAATCAAAATTTACGTTTAACTTTAGAGCGCGCAAAAACTTATTCTGTGCCAAATCATATCATTGAAAAAGCAATCGAAAAGGCTAAGGGCGCTGGAGAAGAAAATTACGATCATTTAAGGTATGAAGGATTTGGACCTAGTGGATCTATGATTATTGTCGATGCTCTTACTAACAATGTTAATAGAACTGCCTCTGACGTTCGAGCTGCCTTTGGTAAAAACGGTGGGAACATGGGAGTTTCTGGTTCAGTTGCTTACATGTTTGATCACACAGCAGTATTCGGTATAGAAGGTTATACAGTAGATGACATATTAGAACAATTAATGGAAAATGACATTGATGTACGTGATGTTGCCGATGAGGAAGGTTTAACGATTGTGTATGCTGAACCTGACCAATTTGCACAAGTTCAAGATACTTTAAAAGAATTTGGTGTTAATGAATTTAAAGTTGCCGAATTTGAAATGTTGCCTCAAAGTGATGTGGCGTTATCTGATGAGGACCAAGAAGTATTTGAAAAACTTGTCGATGCATTAGAAGATTTAGAAGACGTGCAAAATGTCTTCCACAATGTGGAGTTAAATTAA
- a CDS encoding Bax inhibitor-1/YccA family protein — protein MAEASQQSKNYNLKQNKDQAKAYGKVWLFFVYYWIIFGIGCYFGQFLPMSWRKPLSFALLALVLFTLFTNRARKSGLIISHIYTVVVGLLAYATFTIYLQNLGEEVFYKNIILAIAAFIVFGLIGYFLIGDASSMGKYLFVTLIALVIAGMVGMFIHNPIFHTIITVVGLLLFLLYTLYDFNRMKRGKFSPREMGFNLFINLLHIIKYVLNLAMRMNKK, from the coding sequence ATGGCAGAAGCTTCACAACAATCAAAGAATTATAATTTGAAGCAAAATAAAGACCAAGCTAAAGCATACGGTAAAGTATGGTTATTCTTTGTTTATTATTGGATAATCTTTGGTATAGGTTGTTATTTTGGACAATTTTTACCTATGTCATGGCGTAAACCATTATCCTTTGCTTTATTAGCGTTAGTACTATTTACTCTATTCACTAATCGTGCGCGTAAATCTGGATTGATAATATCTCATATCTATACTGTGGTAGTTGGTTTACTAGCATATGCAACTTTTACCATCTACTTACAAAATTTAGGTGAGGAAGTATTTTACAAAAACATTATTTTGGCAATAGCCGCATTTATTGTATTCGGTTTAATAGGTTACTTCTTAATTGGTGATGCCTCTAGTATGGGGAAATATTTGTTTGTAACGTTAATAGCTTTAGTTATAGCTGGTATGGTAGGTATGTTTATCCATAATCCAATATTTCATACAATTATTACGGTTGTAGGTTTATTGCTGTTCTTATTATATACATTATATGATTTTAACCGCATGAAACGTGGCAAATTCTCGCCTAGAGAAATGGGTTTTAACTTATTTATAAACTTACTGCATATTATCAAATATGTTTTAAATCTAGCAATGCGAATGAATAAAAAGTAA
- a CDS encoding LysM peptidoglycan-binding domain-containing protein, producing the protein MKKLAFAVTAASGTAAILANHDAQASTQHTVKSGESLWSIAQKYNTSVDEIKKNNNISNNIVFPGQVIEIGGSGSQDSSSNTTSNTTSEASNGSTHTVQSGETLAVIANKYGVSVDELMSANNLNNYIIQPNQTLKIPGAGTAGGGAGGGDTSTSPAPSQSANSSNLYDWGQCTWHVFNRRAEAGKPISTYWYNAQDWVNNASNDGYTVNNSPSVGSILQSYEGPVGHVAYVERVNPDGSIMVSEMNYNTPPGTVGYRTIPASQVSSYNYIH; encoded by the coding sequence TTGAAAAAGTTAGCATTTGCAGTTACTGCTGCATCGGGGACAGCCGCTATTTTAGCAAATCATGATGCACAAGCATCTACGCAACACACTGTAAAATCAGGTGAGTCACTTTGGTCAATCGCTCAAAAATATAACACATCAGTAGATGAAATCAAAAAAAATAATAATATTAGTAATAATATTGTATTCCCTGGGCAAGTCATTGAAATTGGTGGAAGTGGATCACAAGACTCAAGCTCTAACACTACTTCAAATACTACTTCTGAGGCATCTAATGGTTCAACACATACTGTTCAATCAGGAGAAACATTAGCAGTAATCGCTAATAAGTATGGTGTGTCTGTTGATGAACTAATGTCAGCAAATAACTTAAACAATTATATTATTCAACCTAATCAAACTTTAAAAATCCCTGGCGCTGGTACTGCTGGCGGCGGTGCAGGCGGTGGAGATACATCTACAAGCCCGGCACCAAGTCAATCTGCAAACAGTTCAAACTTATATGACTGGGGACAATGTACTTGGCACGTATTTAATCGTCGTGCAGAAGCAGGTAAACCAATCAGTACATATTGGTACAACGCACAAGATTGGGTTAACAACGCTTCTAACGATGGTTACACGGTAAATAACAGCCCAAGTGTTGGTTCTATTTTACAAAGTTACGAAGGACCTGTAGGTCACGTAGCTTATGTTGAACGTGTTAATCCAGATGGTAGCATTATGGTTTCAGAAATGAATTACAACACGCCACCTGGTACAGTTGGATACCGCACTATTCCAGCTTCTCAAGTTTCAAGCTATAACTACATTCACTAA
- a CDS encoding inorganic phosphate transporter: protein MEYILIVTIAIVIFSLLFDFINGFHDTANAVATAVSTRALTPKTAIFLAAIMNFVGALTFTGVAGTITKDIVDPFKLENGLVVVLSAIIAAIIWNLVTWLYGIPSSSSHALIGSIAGAAIASQGSFAVLHYEGFTKIIVVLLLSPVIAFIVGFVIYSMVKIIFKNANLTKTNRNFRFFQIFTASLQSFSHGTNDAQKSMGIITLALIVANIQNGSSVEPHLWVKIACATAMGLGTAVGGWKIIKTVGGNIMKIRPANGAAADLSSALTIFVASSLHFPLSTTHVVSSSILGVGSSNRIKGVKWKTAQRMIITWVITLPISAILAALIFYVVNFII, encoded by the coding sequence ATGGAATATATTTTAATCGTCACTATAGCTATTGTAATATTTTCACTGTTATTTGACTTTATCAATGGCTTTCATGATACTGCCAATGCTGTAGCGACTGCCGTTTCTACTAGAGCACTAACGCCAAAAACTGCAATATTTTTAGCCGCAATTATGAACTTTGTTGGTGCATTGACCTTTACAGGTGTTGCAGGTACTATCACTAAAGATATCGTAGACCCATTCAAACTTGAAAATGGGCTTGTCGTTGTGTTATCTGCTATTATAGCTGCAATTATATGGAACTTAGTAACATGGCTTTATGGTATTCCAAGTTCCTCATCACATGCTTTAATTGGTTCTATAGCAGGTGCGGCTATCGCATCCCAAGGATCTTTTGCGGTGTTGCACTACGAAGGATTCACTAAAATTATCGTGGTTTTATTACTATCACCAGTTATTGCATTTATAGTTGGGTTTGTTATTTATTCAATGGTTAAAATTATTTTTAAAAATGCAAATTTAACAAAAACAAATCGTAACTTCAGATTTTTCCAAATATTTACTGCGTCATTACAATCATTTTCACATGGTACAAACGATGCTCAGAAATCTATGGGGATTATTACGTTAGCACTTATCGTTGCAAATATTCAAAATGGTTCTAGCGTAGAGCCACATTTATGGGTGAAGATTGCCTGTGCGACTGCAATGGGATTAGGTACAGCAGTAGGTGGTTGGAAAATCATCAAAACCGTTGGTGGTAATATTATGAAAATTCGCCCAGCAAACGGGGCGGCAGCAGATTTATCTTCTGCTTTAACTATATTTGTAGCTTCATCATTACATTTCCCACTATCAACTACACACGTTGTATCATCTTCAATACTAGGTGTTGGTTCATCTAATCGTATTAAAGGTGTAAAATGGAAAACTGCACAGCGTATGATTATAACTTGGGTTATAACATTGCCAATTTCTGCAATATTAGCAGCACTTATTTTCTACGTTGTTAATTTTATTATATAA
- a CDS encoding DUF47 domain-containing protein, with amino-acid sequence MFNKKKDKFMVQLEEMVFNLDRAAIEFGKMDFNTHLDLKAYSDNIKTYESHGDELMHQVISDLNQTFITPIEREDILSLCNAIDDVLDAIEETSGMFEMYSIEYTDEYMAEFVDNIQKAVAEMKLAVGLLVDKKLSHMRIHSINIKEFETNCDGVLRQSIKHIFNSETDPITLIKIKEIYESLEDIADKCQVVANNFETIIMKNS; translated from the coding sequence ATGTTTAATAAGAAAAAAGACAAATTCATGGTACAACTAGAGGAAATGGTATTTAACCTAGACCGCGCTGCTATTGAATTTGGAAAAATGGATTTTAATACACACTTGGATTTAAAAGCTTATTCAGACAATATTAAGACATATGAATCACATGGTGATGAATTGATGCATCAAGTGATATCAGATTTGAATCAAACATTCATTACACCGATTGAACGTGAAGATATATTGTCTTTATGTAACGCAATTGATGATGTGCTTGATGCAATCGAAGAAACATCTGGCATGTTTGAAATGTACTCAATAGAATATACTGATGAGTATATGGCAGAGTTTGTTGATAATATCCAAAAAGCAGTGGCTGAGATGAAATTAGCTGTGGGATTACTTGTAGACAAAAAATTATCTCATATGCGTATTCATTCTATAAACATTAAAGAATTTGAAACTAACTGTGATGGTGTTTTACGTCAATCAATTAAACATATTTTTAACAGTGAAACAGACCCTATTACATTAATTAAAATTAAGGAAATATATGAAAGTTTAGAAGATATTGCCGATAAATGCCAGGTAGTGGCAAATAATTTTGAAACAATTATTATGAAAAATAGCTAA
- a CDS encoding sensor histidine kinase → MGNVKLFWMYLITRLRWILWIIFINVIILVIAGLDYDIDVGSVLYIVILNLGLTAVYIIFSFIKETQFIRHLINNKEIEEIKHKNLADTPFQREVVTFLYNNIANQKAILNQQRQQINSYEQSLTAFVHDIKTPVTSLKLLIDKEEDSKRKKSLMYEWSRINEMLDMQLYLTRMQSQNKDLYFEYVSLRKLVIEEIQLTRFLSQDRGIGFDLLVGKEAQIYTDTKLCRMMIRQALSNAVKYSENSTIVVESLLVDNHVTLNIKDEGRGISAKDLPRIFDRGFTSTSFHNDSASSGIGLYLVNELKNALRVTVNIQSKIGEGTAVTFTFPKQNDVIKRLSHQTDE, encoded by the coding sequence ATGGGTAATGTGAAGCTATTTTGGATGTATCTTATTACTCGACTTCGTTGGATTTTATGGATCATTTTTATTAATGTCATTATTCTTGTTATAGCAGGCTTAGATTATGATATAGATGTCGGCAGTGTGCTATATATCGTAATCTTAAATTTAGGCTTAACGGCTGTATATATCATTTTTTCATTTATTAAAGAAACACAATTTATACGACATCTTATTAATAATAAAGAAATAGAAGAAATTAAACATAAAAATTTAGCTGACACTCCTTTTCAAAGGGAGGTTGTAACTTTTCTTTATAATAATATTGCTAATCAAAAAGCTATTTTAAATCAACAGCGGCAACAAATTAATTCATATGAGCAATCACTAACAGCTTTTGTACATGATATAAAAACGCCTGTTACATCATTAAAATTATTAATAGATAAAGAGGAAGATAGTAAGCGCAAAAAGTCCTTAATGTATGAATGGTCACGAATTAACGAGATGTTAGATATGCAATTATATTTAACGCGTATGCAATCTCAAAATAAAGATTTATATTTCGAGTATGTTTCTTTAAGAAAGTTAGTAATAGAAGAAATTCAGTTAACTCGCTTCCTCAGTCAAGATAGAGGCATAGGCTTTGATTTATTAGTTGGTAAAGAAGCCCAAATTTATACAGATACAAAACTATGTCGTATGATGATTAGGCAAGCATTATCAAATGCCGTGAAATATAGCGAGAATAGTACAATTGTTGTAGAGTCATTGCTAGTAGACAATCATGTTACTTTGAATATTAAAGACGAAGGTAGAGGGATCAGTGCGAAAGATTTACCACGTATCTTTGATCGAGGTTTTACATCTACTTCATTCCACAATGATTCTGCCTCATCGGGTATTGGGTTGTATTTAGTTAATGAATTGAAAAATGCATTAAGAGTAACAGTGAATATCCAATCAAAAATAGGTGAAGGCACGGCTGTTACTTTCACCTTTCCTAAACAAAATGATGTTATAAAACGGTTATCACATCAAACTGATGAGTAG